In Pocillopora verrucosa isolate sample1 chromosome 13, ASM3666991v2, whole genome shotgun sequence, one genomic interval encodes:
- the LOC136276867 gene encoding tetratricopeptide repeat protein 28-like: MATGRSSIKVPCENEDLPDKENAPDFDEDTLRATADVYRNEGNEAFKKGDFINAIHFYTKGIKMNCNDKELKAKLHNNRAIAHSKLGNHQDSLRDAEAAIELNPTFLKAIVRGAAACVELKRFEEAISWCDKGLAFDKNNRILLSLRLQSVSGVGDKSMEEKDPIGHDHGSASSGDVTKVIDLYNRGEEAIEYLNLYLKKAKEVGDKHGESVAYNSLGNAYHRLGDFKKAIEYHNLHLKIAKEVGDKHGEGNAYCNFGNAYDRLGDFKKAIEYHNLHLKIAKEAGDKHGEGNAYGNLGNAYQSLGDLKKAIEYHNLHLKISKEVRDKHGEGNAYNGLGNAYRRLGDFKKAIEYYNLHLKIAKEAGDKRGEGGAYGSLGNAYISLGDFKKAIEYHNLSLKIAKEVGDKHREGIIYGNLGNAYHSLSDFKKAIEYHNLHLKIAKEVGDKHGEGSAYGNLGIPFFGLGDFKKAIEYHNLHLKIAKEVGDKHGEGKAYGNLGRVYLSLGDFKRAIEYHNLDLKIAKEVGDKHGEGGAYGSLGNAYQNLGDFKKAIEYHNLDLKIAKEVGDKHGEGGAYGNLGNAYCRLSDFKKAIEYQNLHLKIAKEVGDKHGKGKAYGNLGRVYLSLGDFKKAIEYHNLHLKIAKEVGDKHGEGGAYGNLGNAYISLGDFKKAIEYYNLDLKIAKEVGDKHGEGNAYGSLGNAYFSLGDFKKAIEYHNLHLKIAKEVGDKHGEGGAYGNLGNAYNSLDDFKKAIEYQNLHLKIAKEVGDKQGEGNADGNLGNAYFSLGDFKKAIEYYNLGLKIAKEVRDKSSEAIIYSSLGHVFELQGGLSKAVEHYQASINLFNSLRALLKSKDEWKVNFRNQHQMAYTGLWRVLVGQGNVDEALFVAEKGRAQALTDLMESIFCGGTSHHKGEDEDFTVLKNVPSNTVFQAVDRANVNLWVVSEGKQVRLRQSKLKGFVSENSESSQSFESFMLGVYTQLGVRSNVRCENRSLDALRAGRSKVDEKTKEANPQPHIQQDGCLSTLYDIVMKPVADLIEGDELLIIPDGPLWIAPYAALKDGNSKYLCESFTIRVAPSLATLSLIADCPDDYHKSSNALLVGDPWVSEVTNSEGEKVLEQLPCAKEEVEMIGKILNITPIIGRQATKREVLKRLSSVSLVHFAAHGCPETGEIALTPDLDRISTVPTEKEDYILTIRDVLNVQLRAKLVVLSCCHSGRGEIKAEGVVGIARAFMGAGARSVVVSLWAIDDEATLQFMKCFYQHLAEGKPTSKSLNLAMKSLRESDEFHEIKYWAPFLLIGDDLTFDVMAKERENLNRKSNK; this comes from the exons taagggatgcagaagcagccattgagttaaatccaactttccttaaggcaattgtgagag gagccgctgcttgtgttgaattgaagcgatttgaagaagcaatcagttggtgtgataagggactagct tttgacaaaaacaataggatcttgttgtcattaagacttcagtctgtcagtggagtgggagataagtccatggaggaaaaagatcctattGGTCATGACCACGgtagtgcaagttcaggtgatgtcaCGAAAGTCATAGATCTCTATAATCGGGGAGAAGAAGCAATAGAGTACCTCaacctatatcttaaaaaagctaaagaagtaggagacaagcatggggagagTGTTGCTTATAacagtcttggcaatgcttatcaccgtctgggtgatttcaaaaaagccatagagtaccacaacctacatcttaaaatagctaaagaagtaggagacaagcatggggagggtaacgcttattGTAAttttggcaatgcttatgaccgtctgggtgatttcaaaaaagccatagagtaccacaacctacatcttaaaatagctaaagaagcaggagacaagcatggggagggtaacgcttatggtaatcttggcaatgcctatcagagtctgggtgatttaaaaaaagccatagagtaccacaacctacatcttaaaatatcTAAAGAAGTAAGAGACAAGCATGGAGAGGGTAATGCTTATAACggtcttggcaatgcttatcgccgtctgggtgatttcaaaaaagccatagagtactacaacctacatcttaaaatagctaaagaagcaggagacaagcgtggggagggtggtgcttatggcagtcttggcaatgcttatattagtctgggtgatttcaaaaaagccatagagtaccacaacctatctcttaaaatagctaaagaagtaggagacaagcatagGGAGGGTATTatttatggcaatcttggcaatgcttatcacagtctgagtgatttcaaaaaagccatagagtaccacaacctacatcttaaaatagctaaagaagtaggagacaagcatggggagggtagcgcttatggcaatcttggcattCCTTTTTTtggtctgggtgatttcaaaaaagccatagagtaccacaacctacatctgaaaatagctaaagaagtaggagacaagcatggggagggtaaagcttatggcaatcttggccGTGTTTATttaagtctgggtgatttcaaaagagccatagagtaccacaacctagatcttaaaatagctaaagaagtaggagacaagcatggagagggtggtgcttatggcagtcttggcaatgcttatcagaATCTAGgcgatttcaaaaaagccatagagtaccacaacctagatcttaaaatagctaaagaagtaggagacaagcatggggagggtggtgcttatggcaatcttggcaatgcttattgcAGActgagtgatttcaaaaaagctatAGAGTACCagaacctacatcttaaaatagctaaagaagtaggagacaagcatgggaaGGGTAaagcttatggcaatcttggccGTGTTTATttaagtctgggtgatttcaaaaaagccatagagtaccacaacctacatcttaaaatagctaaagaagtaggagacaagcatggggagggtggtgcatatggcaatcttggcaatgcttatattagtctgggtgatttcaaaaaagccatagagtactacaacctagatcttaaaatagctaaagaagtaggagacaagcatggggagggtaacgcttatggcagtcttggcaatgcttattttagtctgggtgatttcaaaaaagccatagagtaccacaacctacatcttaaaatagctaaagaagtaggagacaagcatggggagggtggtgcttatggcaatcttggcaatgcttataaCAGTCTggatgatttcaaaaaagccatagagtaccagaacctacatcttaaaatagctaaagaagtaggagacaagcaagGGGAGGGTAACGCTgatggcaatcttggcaatgcttattttagtctgggtgatttcaaaaaagccatagagtactacaacctaggtcttaaaatagctaaagaagtaagAGACAAATCCTCGGAGGCAATTATCTACTCTTCACTAGGACACGTTTTTGAGTTGCAAGGTGGACTGTCAAAAGCCGTTGAACATTACCAAGCTAGCATAAacttattcaattccttgagagcacttctaaaatctaaagatgagtggaaagttaattttcgaaatcagcatcaaatggcgtatacgggtttgtggagagttctcgtaggacaaggtaatgtagatgaagccttatttgttgctgagaaaggacgagctcaagctctgaCCGACCTCATGGAATCCATTTTTTGCGGTGGAACAAGTCACCACAAAGGAGAAGATGAAGAtttcacagttttaaaaaacgttccatcaaacactgtctttcaggcagtggacaGAGCTAacgtcaatctttgggttgtgtccgaaggaaaacaagttcgGTTAAGACAAAGCaaactcaaaggttttgtttcagagaatagtgAATCTAGCCAgtcctttgagtcgttcatgctcggtgtctatacacaacttggtgttcgttctaatgtgagatgTGAGAATCGATCTTTAGATGCATTGAGGGCGGGCCGTtcaaaagtggatgagaaaaccaaagaagccaaCCCTCAACCTCACATCCAACAAGACGGATGCTTGAGCACTTTGTACGATATCGTTATGAAGCCGGTGGCTGACTTGATTGAAGGGGATGAGTTACTCATTATTCCTGATGGACCCTTGTGGAtcgctccttacgctgcattgaaggatggtaattctaaatacctgtgtgaatcgttcacaATCCGAGTCGCTCCATCGTTAGCAACTCTTAGTCTCATtgccgattgcccagatgattatcacaaaagcagtaatgcgttacttgtaggagatccgtgggtaTCCGAGGTTACTAACAGCGAGGGAGAGAAAGTCCTCGAGCAGCTTCCGTgtgctaaagaagaagtagaaatgatcggaaaaattctgaatatcacgccaatcaTTGGCAGACAGGCCACGAAACGTGaagtgttgaaaagactcagttccgtttccttagttcactttgcggcacacggatgtccggaaactggcgaaattgctcttacacctgacctAGACCGAATATCTACTGTGCCTACGGAGaaggaggattacattttaacgattcgagatgtgttgaatgttcaacttcgcgccaaacttgttgtgctcagttgctgccacagtggtcggggcgagatcaaggctgaaggtgtggttggcattgcgcgcgcttttatgggggctggtgctcggtctgttgtggtgtccctgtgggcgattgatgacgaggctactctccagttcatgaaatgcttttatcaacaccttgcaGAAGGTAAACCTACAAGcaagtcactgaacctggccatgaaaagcctcagagaatcagatGAGTTCCACGAAATCAAatactgggcgccctttttgctgattggagatgacctCACGTTTGACGtgatggcaaaggaaagagaaaatttgaatagaaaatcaaataaatga